From the Mycobacterium sp. DL592 genome, the window CCTTTCAGATCAGCTTCATCGCGATGACGGTGCGGGCCCGGATTCGCGGGTTCGACTGGACGCTGGAGGACGCCTCGCTGGACTTGGGAGCCAACGCGACGCGGACGTTCTTCAAGGTCACCCTGCCGCTCATCGTGCCCGGCATCGTGGCGGCCGCGATGCTGTCGTTCGCGCTGTCGCTGGACGACTTCATCATCACCTACTTCGTGAGCGGCTCGACGGTGACCTATCCGCTCTACGTCAACGCAGCGGTGAAAGCGGCTGTGCCGCCGCAGATCAACGTCTTGGCCACCGCCATCCTGGTAATCAGCCTGATCCTGCTCGGCATCGGCACGCTGTACCGCCGTAAACGCGGAGCCTGAGCACCGGCACGCTTATCCTTGGCGGGTGAACGTCGAGTCGATTCTGGAGTCCATCCCACCGCTCGCGGTGTACCTGGTGGTGGGTCTCATCATCGGCATCGAAAGCCTCGGCATCCCGCTGCCCGGTGAGATCGCACTGGTCAGCGCGGCTCTGCTGGCGTCCCGGCACACGCTCGACATCTCGGTGGTGTGGGTGGCCGCGGCCGCCACGATCGGTGCCATCATCGGTGACACGATCGGCTACACCATCGGCCGCCGCTTCGGTATGCCGTTGTTCGAGCGGCTGGCCAAGCGGTTCCCCAAGCACTTCGGGCCCGGTCATGTCGCGCTGGCCAAACAGCTCTTCAGCCGCTGGGGGGTGTGGGCGGTGTTCTTCGGCCGCTTCATCGCACTGCTGCGGATCCTGGCGGGCCCGCTGGCCGGGGCGCTGCGGATGCGCTATCCGCACTTCCTGGCCGCCAACGCCAGCGGCGCGATCTGCTGGGCGGGCGGTACCACCGCGGTGGTGTACTTCCTGGGGCTGGCCGCCGAGAAGTGGCTGTCCCGCTTCTCCTGGGTGGCTCTGGTGGTGGCGATCGTCCTGGGCATCGGGATGACGATGCTGCTCAAGGAACGCACCCGCGCGCTGATCGGGCAACTCGAGGCCGAGCACGACTGGGAGACGCTGCGCCACGCGAAGTGACGTGGCACCCCGCGGTCGATACGGTTTGCGGGCCGGGGTTGCGGGGAAGCCCAATTGCCATGGCCGACAATATGGTGCACGGCACCGTGCACCGGATGACCGACAGCAGCGCGTTCGAGACCACTGCCCGGGTGGGTTACGCCGTCAGCGGGGTGCTGCACCTGCTCATCGCCTACATCGTGGTGCGCCTGGCGTTCGGTTCGGCCGGCAACGCCGACCAGTCCGGGGCGCTGGCCACCCTGGCCGCGCAGCGCGGTGGCGCGGTGGCGTTGTGGGTGGTGGCCGTCGGCCTGGTGGGACTGGCCTGCTGGCGTCTCGCCGAGACCGTGGTGGGATCGCATCCCAACGAGCCCGGTGACCGCGACGAGGGCGCCAAGAAACTCGTCAACCGCGGGAAGTCGATCGCGCTGGCGGTCGTCTACGCCGGGATCGCCCTTACCGCAATCCGTTTCGCCACCGGCGGTGGCAAATCCAACAGCGCCGAGAACGCGAGTCTGACCGCTCGGCTGCTGCAGTCCGGCTGGGGCAAGGCCGTCCTGCTGGTCGCGGCGATTGCGATCATGGCCGTCGGCGGCTATCACGTCTACAAAGGGATGTCACGGAAGTTCGAGGACGACCTCAAGATGACCGGCCGAACCGCGGTGACCGTTCTCGGCACCGCCGGGTATGCCGCCAAAGGTCTGGTTCTCGGCGGAGCCGGGGTTCTGCTCGTCGTGGCGACCCTGACCGCCGATCCCGCCAAGGGCGCCGGATTGGATGCCGCGGTCAAGAGCCTGGGTCAAGCGCCGTTCGGCAGGGTTCTACTTGTCGCGGCAGCACTCGGGCTGGCCGCCTACGGCGGTTACTGTTTCGTGCTGGCGCGCTTCGCCCGGATGTAGGGCCGCGTGCGGGTCACTCGGTGAAGTAGGTGAGCCGGCTGATCGCCCGGCCGCGGTGATCGAGTTCGGCGACCACCACCGCGGGCGACGGGCCGGCCATCGAAACGGCCACCGAGGACCCGGAGGCGAGGATCTTCGTAGGCCGGCGTTCCCCGAGTGCCTCGCGAAAAGCACTGAACTTCAACGCTTTGTCCCCGCGGGTGATGGTCGCACCGGAGGTCAACGCCCGCCTGGCGCGCAGCTCGTCACCCACGGCGATGGCGTCGAGGAAGGCGCGCACCGTCTTCTTACCGCGCACCCGGGGTCCGCGAAATCCCGCTGCGAATCCCGCCGCACCCCGCAGCCCCTGATTGGCCAGCAGGGCGCGGCCCAGCGCCACACTCTGCGGACCGGCTGCCAGGCCGTTGCCGATGAACTGCAACACCATCGCAGGCAGCTCCCAATAGGCCCGCAGCCGTTCGAATTTCCACTCGCCACCGACCTGCCGCAGGTCGTAGCGCAACACCGCGGGGATGCGCATCGTCACCGCCGGACCCATCCC encodes:
- a CDS encoding DedA family protein → MNVESILESIPPLAVYLVVGLIIGIESLGIPLPGEIALVSAALLASRHTLDISVVWVAAAATIGAIIGDTIGYTIGRRFGMPLFERLAKRFPKHFGPGHVALAKQLFSRWGVWAVFFGRFIALLRILAGPLAGALRMRYPHFLAANASGAICWAGGTTAVVYFLGLAAEKWLSRFSWVALVVAIVLGIGMTMLLKERTRALIGQLEAEHDWETLRHAK
- a CDS encoding DUF1206 domain-containing protein, with the translated sequence MADNMVHGTVHRMTDSSAFETTARVGYAVSGVLHLLIAYIVVRLAFGSAGNADQSGALATLAAQRGGAVALWVVAVGLVGLACWRLAETVVGSHPNEPGDRDEGAKKLVNRGKSIALAVVYAGIALTAIRFATGGGKSNSAENASLTARLLQSGWGKAVLLVAAIAIMAVGGYHVYKGMSRKFEDDLKMTGRTAVTVLGTAGYAAKGLVLGGAGVLLVVATLTADPAKGAGLDAAVKSLGQAPFGRVLLVAAALGLAAYGGYCFVLARFARM
- a CDS encoding ketosteroid isomerase family protein → MSALRSELVAAVDLSPQAAAAHDRAGWVGLFTEDGRVEDPVGSTPHTGSLAIGRFYETFIAPRNIVFHHDADIVCGSAVIRDVVLEVGMGPAVTMRIPAVLRYDLRQVGGEWKFERLRAYWELPAMVLQFIGNGLAAGPQSVALGRALLANQGLRGAAGFAAGFRGPRVRGKKTVRAFLDAIAVGDELRARRALTSGATITRGDKALKFSAFREALGERRPTKILASGSSVAVSMAGPSPAVVVAELDHRGRAISRLTYFTE